The nucleotide sequence GACCAAATGGCCATGAGCCTGCAGCGCGAGGGGGGGATGGGCACCTATGCGCCCTTCTACGGCCAGGAGGCCGCTCAGGCTTCGGCCGCCTTCCTCCAGCCGGCGGACTGGATGGTCCCTTCCTACCGCGAGACCGGCGCGCTCTTCCTGCGCGGCGTGCCCCTGGCCAACCTCTACCGCTATTGGATGGGCGACGAGCGCGGCATGCTCATGCCCGAGGGGCTGCGCATATTGCCCATCGCCATCGTGGTCGGCTCCCAGCCCCTGCACGCCGTGGGCCTGTCCTGGGCCATGAAGCTCAAAGGCGAGAAGGCCGCGGCCGTGGCCTATTTCGGCGACGGGGCCAGCTCGCAGGGCGACGTGCACGAGGCCATGAATTTCGCGGGCGTGTTCCAGACCCCCACGGTCTTCCTGTGCCAGAACAACCAGTTCGCCATCTCTTTGCCGCGCAAGCAGCAGACCGCGGCCGCGACCATCGCCCAGCGGGCCTCGAGCTACGGCTTCCCGGGCCTGCTGATCGACGGCAACGATATCTTCGCCGTGGCCGCGGCCATGACCGAGGCCCTGGCCGACGTCCGCGCGGGCAAGGGCCCGCGCCTCATCGAGATGCTCACCTACCGGCTGGGGCCGCACACCACGGCCGACGACCCCACCAAGTACCGCGCCAGCGGGGAGATCGAGAAGTACAAGCCCTTCGACCCGCTCCTGCGCCTGCGCCGCTATCTGGAGAGCCGGAAGCTCTGGGATGAAACGGCGGAGAAGGATCTGGTCCAGCGCGGCCAGGCCGAGGTGGAAGACGCGGCCAAGAAAGCCAAGGCCATCGCGCCGGCCGTCCCGGACGACATCTTCGCCTATACCTACCGCACGCTGCCGCCCTATCTCAAGCGTCAGCAGGAAGACCTGCGGGCCTTCCTCAAGGAGCAGGCGGCGGTGGAGGCGCACCATGGCTAAGCTCAATCTCGTCTCAGCCCTCAATATGGCCCTGGACCAGGAGATGGCGCGCAACGACCGCATGCTCATCCTGGGAGAGGACGTGGGCCGCGAAGGCGGGGTGTTCCGCGTCACCGACGGGCTGCAGAAGAAGTATGGAGCGGCGCGCGTGGTGGACACGCCGCTGGCCGAGTCCGCCATCTTGGGCGCGGCTTTGGGCCTGGCCGCGGGGGGCATGCTGCCCGTAGCCGAGATCCAGTTCGAGGGCTTCATCCACGTGGCCATGGACCAGCTCTGCAACCAGATCGGCCGCTACCGCAACCGCAGCCGCGGCCGCTACGGCCTGAGCCTGGTCATCCGGGTGCCCTGGGGCGGCGGCATCCACGCGCCTGAGCACCACTCGGACTCGCCCGAGGCCTTGCTCGCGCACACCCCGGGACTGACCGTGGTCCAGCCCTCGAACCCTGCCGACGCCAAGGGCCTGCTGCTCGCGGCCCTGCGCCTGGGCGAGCCCGTGGTCTTCTGCGAGCCCAAGCGCATCTACCGGGCCATCAAGGCCGAAGTGCCGGAGGGGGACTACACGGTGCCCATCGGCAAGGCCGCGGTCGCGCGCCAGGGCAAGGACTTGACCATCGTGGCCTGGGGCGCCATGATGCGCGAGGCCCTCGAGGCCGCGGAAGAGTTGCAGGCCCAAGGAGCCTCCGCGGAGGTCATAGACCTGCGCACGCTCTCGCCCATGGACTCCGAGACCGTGGTGGAGTCCGTGCGCAAGACGGGCCGGCTGGTCATCGCGCACGAGGCGCCGCGGAC is from Elusimicrobiota bacterium and encodes:
- the pdhA gene encoding pyruvate dehydrogenase (acetyl-transferring) E1 component subunit alpha is translated as MYFERFDPLQGQCLQILDPMGKVQEDLRPDLPDSRVKQLYERMSVMRLADQMAMSLQREGGMGTYAPFYGQEAAQASAAFLQPADWMVPSYRETGALFLRGVPLANLYRYWMGDERGMLMPEGLRILPIAIVVGSQPLHAVGLSWAMKLKGEKAAAVAYFGDGASSQGDVHEAMNFAGVFQTPTVFLCQNNQFAISLPRKQQTAAATIAQRASSYGFPGLLIDGNDIFAVAAAMTEALADVRAGKGPRLIEMLTYRLGPHTTADDPTKYRASGEIEKYKPFDPLLRLRRYLESRKLWDETAEKDLVQRGQAEVEDAAKKAKAIAPAVPDDIFAYTYRTLPPYLKRQQEDLRAFLKEQAAVEAHHG
- a CDS encoding alpha-ketoacid dehydrogenase subunit beta, with product MAKLNLVSALNMALDQEMARNDRMLILGEDVGREGGVFRVTDGLQKKYGAARVVDTPLAESAILGAALGLAAGGMLPVAEIQFEGFIHVAMDQLCNQIGRYRNRSRGRYGLSLVIRVPWGGGIHAPEHHSDSPEALLAHTPGLTVVQPSNPADAKGLLLAALRLGEPVVFCEPKRIYRAIKAEVPEGDYTVPIGKAAVARQGKDLTIVAWGAMMREALEAAEELQAQGASAEVIDLRTLSPMDSETVVESVRKTGRLVIAHEAPRTLGLGAEIAARVGEEALTSLLAPIERVTGFDTVMPLSQLEDYYLPDHRRVLAGARKVLAA